GGACTTGGAACGCTTTCTTATGGAGTCACCATCCTGGTTCTGTGAGGCCTCAAGAAGGAATTGAGTCTCCTGGTCAAGGCTCTTTTCCAATTCCATGATGGCGCTTTCGACCGCAGCAATTTTTTTTTCAAGCGTTCCCAGGATCCTTGACCTTTCAGAAAGGATTTCAGCGCGGATACGTCGGATATCTTTTCTGTTCGCCGCTTTATTTTTCAGCGGATTCCTCTCGACATCAGGGACGGGAGCATTCTCGTTTTTCCACCCGAGTCTGCCCAGAAAGTCCTGATAGGCGCCTTCAAACATCTTCACCTGGTTGTCGTCAAAAACGATCAGTCTCTTGGCCATGGCCCGGAGAATCATTTCGCTGTGTGTGACGATCATGACCGCTCCATCGAAGGCGTCTATAGCCTCAATCAGGGAATCAACGGATTCCATGTCAAGATGGTTGGTGGGCTCGTCGAGCAGCAGGAGGTTGGCTGGGCTGACGATCAGTTTCCCAAGAAGAACCCTGCTTCTTTCACCGCCGGAGAGAACCTCGATTTTCTTTAATGCCTTGTCCCCGTCAAACATCATGGCGCCGCAGATGCTGCGGGCCGCCTTTCGATTTTGATCCGGACGGGCATCAAGGATTTCCTGCTCAACGGTCTTATTCAGATCCAGACGGTTGATGTTGGTCTGGCCGAAATAGGCGATCTTTAAGTCCGGATGCCGTCGAAGCGTCCCGGTTGACGGTGAAAGTTCGCCTGCAAGAAGATTCAATAACGTGGTTTTCCCTTTTCCGTTTTTACCGATGATGCCGATCCTGTCGTTTTTTCCCACCGAAAAATTTAATTTGTCGATCAGAAAAGGACCTTCGAGATTAAACGAAAAGGAGAGGTCCTCGGCTTTTAAAAGACATTTGCCCGCAAGGGGGGAGGCATTAAATTCGAAGTCCAGGGTTTTGATCTTCGATAATTTTTCAAGTTTTTCCTTTTTAAGAAGCGACTTGACCCTCGACTGGACCGCCCTGGCCTTGGTTGCCTGGGCCCTGAATCGGTTGATGAATTGCTCCGTTTCCTTGCGTTTCTTCTCATCGTTTATCCGGGTCTTCTCAAAGACCTCTTCTTCCTGGAGGACCTGTTGATAAAACTTAAGGGTTGAGCCTGAAACTTTTCTGATTTTGCAGCGGTGGATCCCCATGGTATGGGTGATGACGCTGTCCATGAAGGCCCGGTCATGGGTAATCAACATCAGCTCATTTTTCCACGAAAGTAAAAAACGGTTCAACCATCGAGATGAAACGATATCCAGATAGTTGGTCGGCTCGTCGAGAAGAAGGAGGTTGGGTTCAGAGATCAGCACCTTGGCAAGATTCAATCGGACCTGAAATCCGCCTGAGAGCTCATGGGGATGGCGGCCGAGATCTTTTGCGGAAAAACCAAGTCCATGGAGAACGGTCTTCACCCTGTATGTCTCATCCCTGCCGTCCTCGGTCGGCTTGAGGCTCGTGCAGCCCTCTTTTAGAATGGTATCCTGTGTAAAATGGATGTGCTGGGAAAGATGGGCAATAGAATAATCATTCGGAATACGAATGATCCCTCCATCCGGATGCTCTTCCCCAAGGAGCATTTTGAACAGGGTTGTTTTTCCGTGACCGTTTCTGCCGACCAGGCCGATGCGCTCCCCTGAATTGATGGAGAAACTGACCTTGTCGAAAAGAACCTGTTGCCCATACGCCTTGACGATATCACTGACTTGAATCATGCCTTCCTTAACGACGGACCGTGCTGTCTTGAGGTCTGTTTTAAATTTGAAATGGGCTATGGGTAGAAACCCGGCAGTTTGCTCAAGGAAGTTCGATGGCATAAAAAAACTCCATGGCCAGCCATGGAGCTTTTTTACCCTATCGGTATGATTTTTTGTTACAGTTTAACAACATTAGCGGCCTGGGGGCCTTTCGGCCCTTCAACGACCTCAAAACTGACCCGATCCCCTTCGTTCAGGGTTTTAAAGCCATCGCCTGTTATCGCCGAAAAGTGAACAAAAACATCCGGACCACTGTCCTGTTCGATAAAGCCGAACCCCTTCCCTCCATTGAACCACTTAACCGTTCCTTCTGCCATGTTTTTTCTCCTTTGTTCCTCGGTAGAACCGATATTTTTAAATGTACAGAATCTGACACCTGCCGTAAAGCAACTGTACGAACATAGATTACAACAAAATCAATCGCAAAAACAAGCAATAAATTTCATTTAATTGTTAGGAATTTAAAAAGGAATGTGTTAAAATAAACACATTTTAATTCGAGGTTTAAAGGACGGCTTTTTTGACCCCTGTTGCCATGACTTCACTTCTTGAGGCATCATCCTATCAAGATCCCCCTGCCGCTGGTTAGTTGATCGAATCAAGGGAGAAGGAAGAGGTTCCGTCTCGTTTCCCGAGAACCGGAGGGATCTTAAAGGTGGTGGTCCGTTGCAGAAGCCGGTGTATTCTTTAAAAAAGCCCCCAATGATGGGCATTAACCCGACCTGAGGATAACATGACGAAACGTAAGGATTTAAGAAACATTGCGATCATTGCCCATGTGGACCACGGCAAGACAACCCTCGTGGACTGGATGTTGAGACAGGCCGGAATCTTTCGGGCCAATGAACAAGTCCAGGAGCGTATCATGGACAATATCGACCTGGAGCGGGAACGCGGGATTACGATCATGGCAAAAAATGCCGCGGTTGAATACCAAGGGGTAAAGATCAATATTGTCGATACCCCGGGCCATGCGGATTTCGGAGGCGAGGTGGAAAGAACCCTGAAGATGGTGGACGGGGTGCTTCTTCTGGTGGACGCCTCGGAAGGCCCCCTCCCCCAGACAAGGTTTGTGCTTAAAAAAGCGCTTGAACTCAAATTGCCGCCCATTCTGGTCATCAACAAGAT
This Nitrospirae bacterium CG2_30_53_67 DNA region includes the following protein-coding sequences:
- a CDS encoding cold-shock protein; the encoded protein is MAEGTVKWFNGGKGFGFIEQDSGPDVFVHFSAITGDGFKTLNEGDRVSFEVVEGPKGPQAANVVKL
- a CDS encoding ABC transporter ATP-binding protein, giving the protein MIQVSDIVKAYGQQVLFDKVSFSINSGERIGLVGRNGHGKTTLFKMLLGEEHPDGGIIRIPNDYSIAHLSQHIHFTQDTILKEGCTSLKPTEDGRDETYRVKTVLHGLGFSAKDLGRHPHELSGGFQVRLNLAKVLISEPNLLLLDEPTNYLDIVSSRWLNRFLLSWKNELMLITHDRAFMDSVITHTMGIHRCKIRKVSGSTLKFYQQVLQEEEVFEKTRINDEKKRKETEQFINRFRAQATKARAVQSRVKSLLKKEKLEKLSKIKTLDFEFNASPLAGKCLLKAEDLSFSFNLEGPFLIDKLNFSVGKNDRIGIIGKNGKGKTTLLNLLAGELSPSTGTLRRHPDLKIAYFGQTNINRLDLNKTVEQEILDARPDQNRKAARSICGAMMFDGDKALKKIEVLSGGERSRVLLGKLIVSPANLLLLDEPTNHLDMESVDSLIEAIDAFDGAVMIVTHSEMILRAMAKRLIVFDDNQVKMFEGAYQDFLGRLGWKNENAPVPDVERNPLKNKAANRKDIRRIRAEILSERSRILGTLEKKIAAVESAIMELEKSLDQETQFLLEASQNQDGDSIRKRSKSIFESRKKIEALFSEFEELTVEYENKGRTFEEKLKEPLQSDRI